One window from the genome of Bubalus kerabau isolate K-KA32 ecotype Philippines breed swamp buffalo chromosome 17, PCC_UOA_SB_1v2, whole genome shotgun sequence encodes:
- the SIGLEC5 gene encoding sialic acid-binding Ig-like lectin 5 — protein sequence MVPLLLLPLLWGGSLQELLGYELRVQESVAVKACMGVHVPCSFSYPWNSGYPWYSSGELFIYWFREEDPHTNDAVATNDRRKRVKPETQGRFSLLGDPSNNDCSLSIREARLSDSGVYYLRVERGPTVKYSYIEKKLNLQVTEKPDIQFLEPLVSGHPTKLTCRLSLACDEPHPLLFSWVGDALDAMNPDTLHSSELTLTPRPQDHGTNLTCLVTLQGSQVALERTVWLNISYAPRNLRISLAFRNVTARKILQNASSILISEGQALQLLCVADSKPPAQLSWFRGSPALEASPISSTGVLELPYLETAEAELTCQAQNPLGSKNISLSLIVVLPPQLLGPSCSQEDEGLRCSCSSRARPAPSLLWRLGEGLLEGNFSNASFEVSSSSAGPWANSSLSLREGLSSGLSLSCEALNVHGARSGSVLLLPGKPAFLVVGALGGAGAMALLSLCLCLLFFYILKARRKQAATRPEGVDDEDPVMGTVAWGSRQKPCSDSPPDQIVLSPAEDTPPPGEQEELHYASLNFHEMTSREPQDQEATSTEYSEIKTS from the exons ATGGTGCCCCTGCTGCTACTACCCCTGCTGTGGGGGG GGTCCCTGCAGGAGCTTCTAGGGTATGAGCTCCGAGTGCAGGAATCAGTGGCGGTGAAGGCGTGCATGGGCGTCCACGTGCCCTGCTCCTTCTCCTACCCCTGGAATTCGGGATATCCCTGGTATTCCTCTGGCGAACTCTTCATCTACTGGTTCCGGGAAGAAGACCCCCATACCAATGATGCTGTGGCCACAAACGACCGAAGGAAACGAGTGAAGCCAGAAACCCAGGGCCGATTCAGCCTCCTCGGGGACCCCAGCAACAACGACTGCTCCCTGAGCATCAGAGAGGCCAGGCTGAGCGACTCAGGAGTCTACTACTTGCGAGTGGAGAGAGGACCTACTGTGAAATACAGTTACATagagaagaagctgaatttgCAGGTGACAG AGAAACCCGACATCCAGTTTCTGGAGCCTCTGGTGTCCGGCCACCCCACAAAGCTGACCTGCAGACTGTCACTAGCCTGTGATGAGCCACACCCTCTCCTGTTCTCCTGGGTGGGGGACGCCCTTGATGCCATGAACCCAGACACCCTCCACTCCTCGGAGCTTACCCTCACCCCGAGGCCCCAGGACCACGGCACCAACCTCACCTGTCTGGTGACACTCCAGGGATCCCAGGTGGCCCTGGAAAGAACCGTCTGGCTCAACATCTCCT ATGCTCCGAGGAACCTCCGCATCAGCCTCGCCTTCAGAAATGTCACAG CCCGCAAGATTCTGCAGAACGCCTCATCTATTCTCATCTCAGAGGGCCAGGCGCTGCAGCTGCTGTGTGTTGCTGACAGCAAGCCCCCTGCACAGCTGAGCTGGTTCCGGGGGTCTCCCGCCCTGGAGGCCTCCCCCATCTCGAGCACCGGGGTCCTGGAGCTGCCGTATTTAGAAACTGCAGAAGCAGAGCTCACCTGCCAGGCTCAGAACCCGCTGGGCTCCAAAAATATCTCCCTGAGCCTCATCGTGGTCT TGCCCCCGCAGCTGCTGGgcccctcctgctcccaggaggacgaGGGTCTGCGCTGCAGCTGCTCCTCCAGAGCCCGGCCGGCCCCCTCCCTGCTCTGGAGGCTGGGTGAGGGGCTGCTGGAGGGGAACTTCAGCAACGCCTCCTTCGAGGTCAGCTCCAGCTCCGCCGGGCCGTGGGCCAACAGCTCCCTGAGCCTCCGTGAGGGGCTCAGCTCCGGCCTCAGCCTCAGCTGCGAGGCCCTGAACGTCCACGGGGCCCGGAGCGGGTCTgtcctgctgctgccag GGAAGCCTGCATTCCTGGTTGTTGGGGCTCTTGGAGGCGCTGGTGCCATGGCCCTGCTGTCCCTGTGCTTGTGCCTccttttcttttacat ACTGAAAGCCCGCAGAAAGCAGGCAGCCACGAGACCAGAGGGTGTGGATGATGAAGACCCAGTCATGGGTACCGTCGCCTGG GGTTCCAGGCAAAAGCCTTGCTCAGACAGCCCCCCTGACCAGATTGTGCTGTCCCCTGCAGaggacaccccacccccaggggaaCAGGAAGAGCTCCATTATGCCTCCCTCAACTTTCATGAGATGACATCTCGGGAGCCTCAGGACCAGGAGGCCACCAGCACCGAGTACTCTGAGATCAAAACAAGCTAA
- the LOC129630705 gene encoding sialic acid-binding Ig-like lectin 14 has product MVPLLLLPLLWGGSLQESPGYELRVQESVAVKACMDVHVPCSFSYPWDSGYPWYSSGELFIYWFREKDPYTNDVVATNDRRKRVKPETQGRFSLLGDPRNNNCSLSIREARLSDSGVYYLRVERGPTVRYSYIEKKLNLQVTEKPDIQFLEPLESGRPTKLTCRLSLACDEPHPLLFSWAGDALDAMNPDTLHSSELTLTPRPQDHGTNLTCLVTLQGSQVALERTVQLNVSYAPRNLRISLAFRNVTARKILQNASSILISEGQALQLLCIADSNPSAQLSWFQGSPTLEATPISSTEVLEIPQVEAGDREVTCRAQNPLGSQQVSFSLFVQKGPPPCSCETEEQQGSWPLVLTLIRGALMGAGFLLTYGLTWTYYTRCGGH; this is encoded by the exons CGAGCTCCGAGTGCAGGAATCAGTGGCGGTGAAGGCGTGCATGGACGTCCACGTGCCCTGCTCCTTCTCCTACCCCTGGGATTCGGGATATCCCTGGTATTCCTCTGGCGAACTCTTCATCTACTGGTTCCGGGAAAAAGACCCCTATACCAATGATGTTGTGGCCACAAACGACCGAAGGAAACGAGTGAAGCCAGAAACCCAGGGCCGATTCAGCCTCCTCGGGGACCCCAGGAACAACAACTGCTCCCTGAGCATCAGAGAGGCCAGGCTGAGCGACTCAGGAGTCTACTACTTGCGAGTGGAGAGAGGACCTACTGTGAGATACAGTTACATagagaagaagctgaatttgCAGGTGACAG AGAAACCCGACATCCAGTTTCTGGAGCCTCTGGAGTCCGGCCGCCCCACAAAGCTGACCTGCAGACTGTCACTAGCCTGTGATGAGCCACACCCTCTCCTGTTCTCCTGGGCGGGGGACGCCCTTGATGCCATGAACCCAGACACCCTCCACTCCTCGGAGCTCACCCTCACCCCGAGGCCCCAGGACCACGGCACCAACCTCACCTGTCTGGTGACACTCCAGGGATCCCAGGTGGCCCTGGAAAGAACCGTCCAGCTCAACGTCTCCT ATGCTCCGAGGAACCTCCGCATCAGCCTCGCCTTCAGAAATGTCACAG CCCGCAAGATTCTGCAGAACGCCTCATCTATTCTCATCTCAGAGGGCCAGGCGCTGCAGCTGCTGTGTATTGCTGACAGCAACCCCTCTGCACAACTGAGCTGGTTCCAAGGGTCTCCCACCCTGGAGGCTACCCCCATCTCCAGCACCGAGGTCTTGGAGATACCACAAGTGGAAGCTGGAGATAGAGAAGTCACCTGCAGAGCGCAGAACCCTCTGGGCTCCCAGCAAGTTTCCTTCAGCCTCTTTGTGCAGA aaGGCCCCCCTCCCTGCAGCTGTGAGACTGAGGAGCAGCAGGGCTCCTGGCCCCTGGTCCTCACCCTGATCAGAGGGGCCCTCATGGGGGCTGGCTTCCTCCTCACCTATGGCCTCACCTGGACCTACTACACCAG GTGTGGTGGCCACTAG